A genomic region of Mesorhizobium sp. NZP2077 contains the following coding sequences:
- the flhA gene encoding flagellar biosynthesis protein FlhA, which yields MAISESIQPGAVAKNGRDVFFALGIVIILAVLFLPIPAFLIDIGLAFSIALSVLILMVALWIQRPLDFSSFPTVLLIATMLRLSLNIATTRMILSHGNEGTHAAGYVIAGFSKLVMASDFVIGLIVFMILIVVNFIVITKGATRIAEVGARFTLDAIPGKQMSIDADLSAGMIDDKTAQLRRRELEEESSFFGSMDGASKFVRGDAIAGLIITAINIVGGIAIGYIRHGMGMGEAADVFIKLSVGDGLVTQIPALIVSLAAGLLVSKGGTRGSTNQAVFGQLGAHPRALYVAAALLVLLGLMPGLPLFPFFALAGGMAALGYIIPMRANRVLAAAEALKTQEKATKVEEEKNSVKASLATAEIELLIGKQLSTRLLVSHQELVFRMGKMRKKFAQQYGFVVPEVRVADDFAIPPKSYQIKVHGTVVAEYSMRVGEIMVLLGNRDVPEIPGEEIREPAFGMRAYSVMETFAEDLKRENYTFADNMSVLLTHLSEVIRNNLPQLLSYKDMKALLERQDQEYRKLADEICTTHISYPGLQAVLKLLLAERVSIRNLHLIIEAIAEIAPHVRRTEQIVEHVRIRMAQQICGDLSEGGVLKVLRLGNRWDLAFHQSLKRDAKGEVREFDIDPRQLEEFGQDATKAIKKFLEAGERFVLVTAPDARPYVRMIIERLFTTLPVLSHVEIAKGVEIRVLGTIS from the coding sequence ATGGCGATCAGCGAAAGCATCCAGCCCGGCGCGGTGGCCAAGAATGGCCGCGATGTCTTCTTCGCGCTCGGCATCGTCATCATCCTGGCCGTGCTGTTCCTGCCGATCCCGGCCTTCCTTATCGACATCGGCCTCGCCTTCTCGATCGCGCTTTCGGTGCTGATCCTGATGGTGGCGCTGTGGATCCAGCGGCCGCTCGATTTCTCCTCGTTCCCGACCGTGCTGCTCATCGCCACCATGCTGCGGCTATCCCTGAACATCGCCACCACGCGCATGATCCTGTCGCATGGCAATGAAGGCACGCACGCCGCCGGCTATGTCATCGCCGGCTTCTCCAAGCTGGTGATGGCCAGCGACTTCGTCATAGGCCTCATCGTCTTCATGATCCTGATCGTGGTGAACTTCATCGTCATCACCAAGGGCGCCACCCGTATCGCCGAAGTCGGCGCCCGCTTCACCCTCGACGCCATCCCCGGCAAGCAGATGTCGATCGACGCCGACCTGTCCGCCGGCATGATCGACGACAAGACCGCGCAGTTGCGCCGCCGCGAACTGGAGGAAGAAAGCTCCTTCTTCGGCTCGATGGACGGTGCCTCGAAATTCGTGCGCGGAGACGCCATCGCCGGCCTCATCATCACCGCCATCAACATCGTCGGCGGCATCGCCATCGGCTACATCAGGCACGGCATGGGCATGGGCGAGGCCGCCGACGTGTTCATCAAGCTGTCGGTCGGCGACGGCTTGGTCACCCAGATCCCGGCGCTGATCGTCTCGCTCGCCGCCGGCCTGCTGGTGTCCAAGGGCGGCACCCGTGGTTCGACCAACCAGGCCGTGTTCGGCCAGCTCGGCGCCCATCCGCGCGCGCTCTATGTGGCGGCGGCGCTGCTGGTGCTGCTCGGCCTGATGCCCGGCCTGCCGCTCTTCCCCTTCTTTGCGCTCGCCGGCGGCATGGCCGCACTCGGCTACATCATCCCGATGCGCGCCAACCGCGTCCTCGCCGCCGCCGAAGCGTTGAAGACCCAGGAGAAGGCGACCAAGGTCGAGGAGGAGAAGAACTCGGTCAAGGCCTCGCTCGCCACCGCCGAGATCGAACTTCTGATCGGCAAGCAGCTGTCGACGCGGCTGCTGGTATCGCATCAGGAGCTGGTCTTCCGCATGGGCAAGATGCGCAAGAAATTCGCCCAGCAATACGGCTTCGTCGTGCCTGAAGTGCGCGTCGCCGACGATTTCGCCATCCCGCCGAAAAGCTACCAGATCAAGGTGCACGGCACGGTGGTCGCCGAATACTCGATGCGCGTCGGCGAGATCATGGTGCTGCTCGGCAACCGTGATGTGCCCGAAATACCGGGCGAAGAGATCCGCGAACCCGCCTTCGGCATGCGCGCCTATTCCGTCATGGAAACCTTCGCCGAGGATTTGAAGCGCGAGAACTACACCTTCGCCGACAACATGTCGGTGCTGCTCACCCATCTCTCCGAGGTGATCCGCAACAACCTGCCGCAGCTTCTGTCCTACAAGGACATGAAGGCGCTGCTCGAGCGCCAGGACCAGGAGTACCGCAAGCTCGCCGACGAGATCTGCACCACGCACATTTCCTATCCCGGCCTGCAGGCCGTGTTGAAGCTGCTGCTCGCCGAGCGCGTCTCGATCCGCAATCTGCACCTGATCATCGAAGCAATCGCCGAGATCGCGCCGCATGTGCGCCGCACCGAGCAGATCGTCGAACATGTCCGCATCCGCATGGCCCAGCAGATTTGCGGCGACCTCTCCGAAGGCGGCGTGCTCAAGGTGCTGCGCCTGGGCAACCGCTGGGATCTCGCCTTCCACCAGAGCCTCAAGCGCGACGCCAAGGGCGAGGTGCGCGAGTTCGACATCGATCCGCGCCAGCTCGAGGAATTCGGCCAGGACGCCACCAAGGCGATCAAGAAATTCCTCGAAGCCGGCGAGCGTTTCGTCCTCGTCACCGCACCCGACGCCCGCCCCTATGTGCGCATGATCATCGAGCGCCTGTTCACCACGCTGCCGGTGCTCTCCCATGTCGAAATCGCCAAGGGCGTCGAGATCAGGGTGCTCGGGACCATATCGTGA
- a CDS encoding cupin domain-containing protein — MESNLVDLSAFHDLAKTDIGAFSPKPTSIEGDQVEAARSLFQSPDGTVDIGIWECTPGRFTADRTGSSEISHIISGRVEVSRADGETRELGPGDLLVLPQGWKGEWRIRETTRKLYMIQSTG, encoded by the coding sequence ATGGAGTCCAATTTGGTCGACCTTTCGGCCTTCCACGATCTCGCCAAGACCGATATCGGCGCGTTCTCACCAAAGCCGACCAGCATCGAGGGGGATCAGGTCGAGGCGGCGCGCTCGCTGTTCCAGTCACCGGACGGGACCGTCGATATCGGCATCTGGGAGTGCACGCCCGGCCGCTTCACTGCTGATCGCACCGGTTCGTCGGAGATATCCCACATCATTTCGGGGCGAGTGGAGGTGAGCCGCGCCGACGGCGAGACGCGCGAGCTGGGGCCGGGCGACCTCCTCGTGCTGCCGCAGGGATGGAAGGGCGAATGGCGGATCCGGGAAACCACGCGCAAGCTTTACATGATCCAGAGCACCGGCTGA
- a CDS encoding FAD-binding oxidoreductase — MQAKRNGDISFWYADLGGVPAPRPPLPGDIEADVAIVGAGYTGLWTAYYLKKARPSLRIALIEREFAGFGASGRNGGWLSGGFSWSREKYLKTSSRQGVSAMQAAMAGCVDEVIRVATEEGIDADIRRVDNLTVATNPAQLERAREECETIRAWDVDPDRVEMLDQAATRARINVRNVMGGFVVHGQARVQPAKLVRGLAAAVERLGVAIYEQTTVTSIAKGSVATDHGTVRAETIIRATEGFTAGIPGEERTWLALNSAQIVTEPLPPELWRDIGWEGHELLGNAAHAYCYAQRTREGRITMGGRGVPYRYGSRTDVNGQTQQATIDQLHQILTTLLPQTANCRIEHAWCGVLGVPRDWCTTVGLDPATRIGWAGGYVGLGVSSSNLSGRTLADLILGQDTERTKLPWVNRKVRPWEPEPFRWLGVHSMYQLYRIADGREAAGLAHTSRLAALADSITGH; from the coding sequence ATGCAAGCCAAACGCAACGGCGACATATCGTTCTGGTATGCGGATCTGGGCGGAGTTCCCGCCCCCCGGCCGCCCTTGCCCGGCGATATCGAAGCCGATGTCGCGATCGTCGGCGCCGGCTATACCGGGCTGTGGACCGCCTACTATCTGAAGAAGGCAAGGCCTTCGCTGCGCATCGCGCTGATCGAGCGCGAATTCGCCGGCTTCGGCGCTTCGGGCCGCAATGGCGGCTGGCTGTCGGGCGGCTTCTCCTGGTCGCGCGAAAAATACCTCAAGACCTCGAGCCGGCAAGGGGTGAGCGCCATGCAGGCGGCGATGGCTGGCTGCGTCGACGAGGTGATCCGGGTGGCGACGGAGGAAGGCATCGATGCCGATATCCGCCGCGTCGACAATCTGACGGTGGCCACCAACCCCGCGCAGCTCGAACGCGCGCGCGAAGAGTGCGAAACGATCCGTGCCTGGGATGTCGATCCGGACCGCGTCGAAATGCTGGATCAAGCGGCGACGCGGGCGCGCATCAATGTACGCAACGTCATGGGCGGCTTCGTCGTCCACGGCCAGGCGCGGGTGCAGCCGGCCAAGCTGGTGCGCGGGCTTGCCGCCGCCGTCGAGCGGCTGGGCGTGGCGATCTACGAACAGACGACGGTGACGTCCATCGCCAAGGGCAGTGTTGCGACCGACCACGGCACGGTGCGGGCCGAAACCATTATTCGCGCGACGGAGGGGTTCACGGCGGGCATCCCCGGCGAGGAGCGGACCTGGCTGGCGCTCAACAGTGCGCAGATCGTCACCGAGCCGCTGCCACCCGAGCTTTGGCGCGACATCGGCTGGGAAGGACATGAGCTTCTCGGCAACGCCGCCCACGCCTATTGCTATGCCCAGCGCACGCGCGAGGGGCGCATCACCATGGGCGGGCGCGGCGTGCCCTATCGCTATGGCTCGCGCACCGACGTCAATGGACAGACGCAGCAGGCGACGATCGACCAGTTGCATCAGATCCTGACGACGCTGCTGCCGCAGACGGCGAACTGCCGCATCGAGCACGCCTGGTGCGGCGTGCTCGGCGTGCCGCGCGACTGGTGCACGACCGTCGGCCTCGATCCCGCGACCCGTATCGGCTGGGCCGGCGGCTATGTCGGGCTTGGCGTGTCGAGCTCCAATCTTTCGGGACGCACGCTTGCCGACCTGATCCTTGGCCAGGACACGGAACGGACGAAGCTGCCCTGGGTCAACCGCAAGGTCAGGCCATGGGAGCCGGAGCCGTTTCGGTGGCTCGGCGTGCATTCGATGTACCAGCTCTATCGCATCGCTGACGGGCGCGAGGCCGCTGGGCTTGCGCATACATCGAGACTGGCGGCGCTCGCTGACAGCATCACGGGCCACTGA
- a CDS encoding MFS transporter, whose protein sequence is MIDEKPDSEGVSALAPFRHGIFRAVWAASLVSNFGGLIQGVGAAWMMTTIATSPYQVALVQASTTLPIMLFALVAGAIADSFDRRKVMLVAQTFMLVVSVLLTVFTYYHLLTPWTLLAFTFLIDSGTALNSPSWQASVGDMVPRNKVPAAVALNSMGFNLTRSVGPAIGGIIVAAAGAAAAFAANAVSYIGLIIVMARWKRDVPVSTLPRESLGAAMGAGLRYVAMSPNIGKVLVRGAAFGFSAGAVLALLPLVARDVVKGDALTYGIMLGSFGIGAVGGALISVRLRQLLSSETMVRCAFAGFAVCAFNAAISHHAWQTSLGLLVGGACWVIALSHFNVTVQMATPRWVVGRVLSVYQTATFGGIALGSWIWGVVADAHGAETALIAAAITMLAGGAIGLLLPLPQQQVLNLDPLNRFKEPHLALDLKPRSGPIAIMIEYIIRHEDEAEFLATMAERGRIRRRDGARNWTLARDLENPTIWIEHYHTPTWLEYVRHNGRITHADAMVGERLRALHSGDEPPRVRRVIERPTTAGTALVMAKGPIEH, encoded by the coding sequence ATGATTGACGAGAAACCGGATAGCGAAGGCGTTTCGGCGCTGGCGCCGTTCCGGCATGGCATTTTCCGCGCCGTCTGGGCCGCAAGTCTCGTTTCCAATTTCGGTGGCCTGATCCAGGGCGTCGGCGCCGCCTGGATGATGACCACGATCGCGACCTCGCCCTATCAGGTCGCGCTGGTCCAGGCTTCCACCACTCTGCCGATCATGCTGTTCGCGCTTGTCGCCGGCGCCATCGCCGACAGCTTCGACCGGCGCAAGGTGATGCTGGTCGCGCAGACCTTCATGCTGGTCGTTTCGGTGCTTCTGACGGTGTTCACCTACTATCACCTGCTCACGCCCTGGACGCTGCTTGCCTTCACCTTCCTGATCGACAGCGGCACGGCGCTCAACAGCCCGTCCTGGCAGGCGTCCGTCGGCGACATGGTCCCCCGCAACAAGGTGCCGGCCGCCGTGGCGCTCAACTCCATGGGTTTCAACCTGACACGCAGCGTCGGTCCGGCGATCGGCGGCATCATCGTCGCGGCCGCCGGTGCCGCGGCCGCCTTCGCGGCGAACGCGGTCAGCTATATCGGCCTCATCATCGTGATGGCGCGCTGGAAGCGCGACGTGCCGGTATCGACCTTGCCGCGCGAGTCGCTGGGTGCGGCCATGGGCGCCGGTCTGCGCTATGTCGCCATGTCGCCCAACATCGGCAAGGTGCTGGTCCGGGGCGCGGCCTTCGGCTTCAGCGCCGGCGCCGTGCTGGCGCTCTTGCCGCTGGTGGCGCGCGATGTGGTCAAGGGCGACGCCTTGACCTACGGCATCATGCTGGGTTCGTTCGGCATCGGCGCAGTCGGCGGCGCGCTGATCAGCGTGCGGTTGCGGCAACTGCTCTCCAGCGAGACGATGGTGCGCTGTGCCTTCGCCGGCTTCGCCGTCTGCGCCTTCAACGCCGCGATCAGCCATCACGCCTGGCAAACGTCGCTTGGCCTGCTGGTCGGCGGCGCCTGCTGGGTGATCGCGCTGTCGCATTTCAACGTCACCGTACAGATGGCGACGCCGCGCTGGGTAGTCGGCCGGGTTCTGTCGGTCTACCAGACCGCCACCTTCGGCGGCATCGCGCTGGGCAGCTGGATCTGGGGCGTCGTCGCCGACGCGCATGGCGCCGAGACGGCGCTGATCGCCGCAGCCATTACCATGCTGGCCGGCGGCGCCATCGGCCTACTACTGCCGCTGCCGCAGCAGCAGGTGCTGAACCTCGACCCGCTCAACCGCTTCAAGGAGCCGCATCTGGCGCTCGACCTGAAGCCGCGCAGCGGTCCCATCGCCATCATGATCGAATACATCATCCGCCACGAGGACGAGGCCGAGTTCCTCGCCACCATGGCCGAACGCGGCCGCATCCGCCGCCGCGATGGCGCCCGCAACTGGACGCTGGCGCGCGACCTCGAAAATCCCACAATATGGATCGAGCACTACCACACGCCGACCTGGCTCGAATATGTCAGGCACAATGGCCGCATCACCCATGCCGATGCCATGGTCGGCGAGCGCTTGCGGGCGCTGCATAGCGGCGACGAGCCGCCGCGCGTGCGTCGCGTCATCGAGCGCCCGACCACCGCGGGCACCGCGCTGGTGATGGCCAAGGGGCCGATCGAGCATTGA
- a CDS encoding XRE family transcriptional regulator, producing MSKGSEKASVKTGDVSAATHAHQVLGMRLKSLRLARRLSLRELAEATGTSASFISQLERGLTGASTASLNQMASALGVSVAMLFEESTAQNHGVLRRSERPSLPPSDGCRKMLLSRPPLGDMEVYVGELDIGGSTGPDRYTHGDAHEMLVVLRGVVEVSLGEARHVLEEGDSIEYTTSTPHRSENIGSGRAEVMWIIAPPTSVRAELDQYTAWKPLAAR from the coding sequence ATGAGCAAGGGGTCCGAAAAGGCTTCGGTAAAGACCGGCGACGTATCGGCCGCGACGCATGCCCATCAGGTGCTCGGCATGCGCCTCAAGAGCCTTCGCCTCGCCCGCAGGCTGTCGTTGCGGGAGCTTGCGGAGGCGACCGGGACAAGCGCCAGTTTCATCAGCCAGCTTGAACGCGGCCTGACCGGCGCCAGCACCGCATCGCTCAACCAGATGGCTTCGGCGCTCGGCGTCAGCGTCGCCATGCTGTTCGAGGAAAGCACAGCGCAAAACCATGGCGTTCTGAGACGCAGCGAGCGGCCGAGCCTGCCGCCCAGCGACGGCTGCCGCAAGATGCTGCTGTCGCGCCCGCCGCTGGGCGACATGGAAGTCTATGTCGGGGAATTGGACATTGGCGGCTCGACCGGACCCGATCGCTACACCCATGGCGACGCACACGAGATGCTCGTCGTGCTGCGCGGGGTCGTCGAGGTCTCGCTCGGCGAGGCGCGCCACGTGCTCGAGGAAGGCGACAGCATCGAATACACGACCTCGACACCGCATCGCTCAGAGAACATCGGCAGTGGCCGAGCCGAAGTGATGTGGATCATCGCGCCGCCGACCTCGGTGCGCGCCGAACTCGACCAATACACGGCCTGGAAACCACTCGCGGCCAGGTAG
- the fliR gene encoding flagellar biosynthetic protein FliR, giving the protein MSVLSQSVVIAAFLAFCRIGACFMLMPGLSSARVPVQVRLFVAVAATGGLLAFLWDRIIPFVDPRPQILVPMIISELLVGGLIGAMTRLYMEALRFMGSAIAMLIGYGGSGGPAIEEPEPQAALAAIISFSALLMLFVFDFDHEIVRALVASYTVAPVNIFFNPQAALVDITDTVSDTFFLVIRLGSPFVAYAILVNLTIGFVNKLTPQIPIYFISQPFVIAGGMIIFYFAVGTMLSLFVDGFVDLTLAR; this is encoded by the coding sequence GTGAGCGTTCTTTCGCAGAGCGTCGTCATCGCGGCGTTCCTCGCCTTCTGCCGCATCGGCGCCTGCTTCATGCTGATGCCGGGCCTGTCCAGCGCCCGCGTGCCGGTGCAGGTCAGGCTGTTTGTGGCGGTCGCCGCCACCGGCGGCCTGCTCGCCTTCCTGTGGGACCGCATCATTCCCTTCGTCGATCCGCGTCCGCAGATCCTGGTGCCGATGATCATCTCGGAACTCCTGGTCGGCGGGCTGATCGGCGCCATGACCAGGCTTTACATGGAAGCGCTGCGCTTCATGGGCTCGGCCATCGCCATGCTGATCGGCTATGGCGGCTCGGGCGGGCCGGCGATCGAGGAGCCGGAACCGCAGGCGGCACTCGCCGCCATCATCTCGTTCTCGGCGCTGTTGATGCTGTTCGTCTTCGATTTCGACCACGAGATCGTACGCGCCCTGGTGGCGTCCTACACCGTCGCGCCGGTCAATATCTTCTTCAACCCGCAGGCTGCCCTCGTCGACATCACCGACACCGTGTCGGACACGTTCTTCCTGGTCATCCGCCTCGGCAGCCCGTTTGTCGCCTATGCCATCCTGGTCAATCTGACGATCGGCTTCGTCAACAAGCTGACCCCGCAGATACCGATCTACTTCATCTCCCAGCCCTTCGTCATCGCCGGCGGCATGATCATCTTCTATTTTGCCGTCGGCACCATGCTGTCGCTGTTCGTCGACGGCTTCGTCGACCTGACTTTGGCGAGGTGA
- a CDS encoding ferric reductase-like transmembrane domain-containing protein, producing the protein MDTVAPLATRATNRWWLFWLLAAIILALSGLVAFRGDFSVAGVRQAVRLTAQMSLILFCIAFSASALARHLPSASTLFLRRHRRQIGLAFAFSHGVHAVALFAFAQASPDQFDDATDTAMFVFGGLAYLFIIAMAATSFDRTAAWIGPRAWRILHTVGSYDIWLTFLIAEGKRAVHDVYYWPYVAVLIAVMAIRWWGGKTRSAGS; encoded by the coding sequence ATGGACACCGTCGCACCCCTTGCAACCAGGGCAACGAACCGCTGGTGGCTGTTCTGGCTTTTGGCCGCGATCATTCTTGCGCTGTCCGGGCTTGTCGCATTCCGCGGCGATTTCTCGGTGGCAGGGGTTCGCCAGGCCGTGCGGCTCACCGCACAGATGTCGCTGATCCTGTTCTGCATCGCTTTTTCGGCATCAGCGCTGGCGCGCCACCTGCCGAGCGCATCCACACTGTTCCTGCGCCGTCATCGGCGCCAGATCGGATTGGCCTTTGCTTTTTCGCATGGCGTCCATGCGGTCGCCCTGTTCGCTTTCGCGCAGGCGAGTCCGGATCAATTCGATGACGCCACGGATACCGCGATGTTCGTTTTCGGCGGCCTTGCCTACCTGTTCATCATCGCCATGGCGGCGACGTCCTTCGATCGCACGGCTGCATGGATCGGACCACGCGCATGGCGAATCCTTCACACAGTCGGCAGCTACGACATATGGCTGACATTTCTGATTGCCGAGGGCAAACGCGCGGTCCACGACGTCTACTATTGGCCCTATGTGGCTGTTCTTATCGCCGTCATGGCCATTCGCTGGTGGGGCGGAAAAACGCGGTCGGCCGGCAGCTAG
- a CDS encoding putative quinol monooxygenase — protein MLLIIGTIRLPSGKLEEAKPAMERMVSASRAEPGCLEYSYAQDVFDAGLIRVTEVWRDRATLDAHFRSPHIAAWRSSWPALGIGERNLVLYEAGEPVPT, from the coding sequence ATGCTCCTGATCATCGGCACGATCCGCTTGCCATCCGGCAAGCTCGAGGAAGCAAAGCCAGCCATGGAGCGCATGGTTTCAGCCAGCCGCGCGGAGCCCGGCTGCCTCGAATATTCCTACGCGCAGGATGTCTTCGACGCGGGGCTGATCCGGGTCACGGAAGTGTGGCGCGACAGGGCGACGCTCGATGCGCATTTCCGCTCGCCGCACATCGCCGCGTGGCGCTCAAGCTGGCCGGCGCTGGGCATTGGCGAGCGCAACCTTGTGCTCTATGAAGCCGGCGAGCCCGTGCCGACCTGA
- a CDS encoding TetR/AcrR family transcriptional regulator: MATQRKTYHHGSLRQALIDAALAIAREDGVEQVTVREAGKRAGVSSGAPFRHFPSKTALMTAVAEEAMRRFRAGISVELDKAGQLDPLSRFRALGVAYLRWVIDNPTHFEIISIRRAIDFDASETLVGLNEEIRGLMVRMLEDARAAGQLRKTDIEGVPLQARAMVYGLARMWIDGQFAQWGGAENAEALMKQSLDGFLALLAK; the protein is encoded by the coding sequence ATGGCGACGCAACGCAAGACCTATCATCACGGCAGTCTGCGGCAGGCGCTGATCGACGCCGCCCTTGCCATTGCCAGGGAGGATGGCGTCGAACAGGTGACGGTGCGTGAGGCCGGGAAGCGGGCCGGCGTGTCGTCAGGAGCGCCGTTCCGGCACTTTCCGAGCAAGACCGCGCTGATGACTGCCGTGGCCGAAGAGGCGATGCGCCGGTTCCGTGCGGGGATATCGGTCGAACTCGACAAAGCAGGACAACTTGACCCGCTGTCGCGCTTTCGGGCGCTGGGGGTCGCCTATCTGCGCTGGGTCATCGACAACCCGACGCATTTCGAAATCATCTCGATACGCCGGGCGATCGATTTCGATGCCTCCGAGACGCTTGTCGGGCTCAATGAAGAGATCCGCGGTCTGATGGTGCGAATGCTGGAGGACGCGCGCGCGGCCGGGCAGTTGCGGAAAACCGATATAGAAGGCGTTCCCCTGCAGGCACGTGCGATGGTCTACGGTCTTGCCCGCATGTGGATCGATGGTCAGTTTGCCCAGTGGGGTGGTGCGGAGAACGCCGAGGCGCTGATGAAGCAAAGTCTCGATGGTTTTCTCGCCTTGCTGGCAAAATAG
- a CDS encoding chloride channel protein — protein sequence MLSRNQPQVYARRLRAVLLRSIPLLEARGIAVVILAGVVGVMAGILVTAMSQIVQDLHGLLFGVQPGGRLSGMFSLANPVQALVPAFGGILLGLSVIWLRKRRFRTPVDPIEANALYGGRMSLTDTFVIVCQTMISSGFGASVGLEAGYTQVGSGVASRLARMFKLRRNDVRILVGCGAAGAIAAAFDAPLTGAFYGFELVIGIYSVANVAPVMTAAISASLTAEMFGSVPFPLELSGLPALTPSQYVPFLLLGLLGGAASIAIMQLVTLIERGFNRLSVDASLRPVIGGVIVGLLGLITPQVLSSGHGALHREFAMNYGLAVVASVFLLKLAASAISLGSGFRGGLFFASLFLGALLGKAFAGVMALVSPATGIDPSVAAVVGMTSLAVGVVGGPLTMTFLALESTRDLTLTGVVLAASIMAAILVRETFGYSFSTWRFHLRGETIRSAHDVGWMRSLTVGSMMRKDIKTIDASTTLADFRKQIPLGSAQRVIAVDPGDQYVGVLIVAELHSDPAGGEVLVRDLAQYKDAVLVPSMNVQTAAETFQRAGAEELAVVEDFTDHIVLGLLTEGHLMRRYAEELEKARRDLSGEG from the coding sequence GTGCTTTCCAGAAACCAGCCACAAGTCTACGCCCGCCGGCTGCGCGCGGTGCTGCTGAGGTCCATTCCGCTCCTCGAGGCGCGCGGCATTGCCGTGGTCATCCTGGCCGGCGTCGTCGGCGTCATGGCGGGCATATTGGTCACCGCGATGAGCCAGATCGTGCAGGATCTGCACGGGCTCTTGTTCGGCGTTCAGCCAGGCGGCCGGCTTTCCGGTATGTTTTCGCTCGCCAATCCGGTGCAGGCGCTGGTCCCGGCATTTGGCGGCATCCTGCTCGGCTTGAGCGTGATCTGGCTGAGAAAGCGCAGATTCCGCACTCCGGTCGATCCGATCGAAGCCAACGCGCTCTATGGCGGGCGCATGTCGCTGACCGACACCTTCGTCATCGTCTGCCAGACGATGATCTCCAGCGGCTTTGGCGCTTCGGTTGGCCTCGAGGCCGGCTACACGCAGGTCGGCTCCGGCGTGGCATCGCGGCTGGCGCGGATGTTCAAGCTGCGCCGCAACGATGTCCGCATCCTGGTCGGCTGTGGTGCTGCCGGCGCTATCGCCGCCGCCTTCGATGCGCCGCTGACCGGCGCCTTCTATGGTTTCGAACTGGTCATCGGCATCTACTCGGTCGCCAATGTCGCGCCTGTGATGACGGCCGCGATCTCGGCCTCGCTGACGGCGGAGATGTTCGGCAGCGTGCCGTTTCCGCTGGAGCTTTCAGGGCTGCCGGCGCTGACGCCCAGCCAGTATGTGCCGTTCCTGCTGCTCGGGCTGCTCGGCGGTGCGGCCTCGATCGCCATCATGCAACTGGTAACGCTGATCGAACGCGGTTTCAACAGGCTGTCGGTCGATGCCTCGCTGCGCCCCGTCATCGGCGGCGTCATTGTCGGCCTGCTGGGACTGATCACGCCGCAGGTCCTGTCCAGCGGCCATGGCGCGCTGCATCGGGAATTCGCCATGAACTATGGTCTGGCCGTGGTGGCCAGCGTTTTTCTACTCAAGCTGGCCGCGTCGGCCATCTCGCTCGGCTCCGGCTTTCGCGGCGGCTTGTTCTTCGCGTCGCTGTTTCTTGGCGCGCTGCTTGGCAAGGCATTCGCCGGCGTGATGGCGCTGGTCTCGCCGGCGACCGGCATCGACCCTTCGGTCGCCGCCGTCGTCGGCATGACCTCGCTTGCCGTCGGTGTCGTCGGCGGCCCGCTGACCATGACCTTCCTGGCGCTGGAATCGACACGCGACCTGACGCTGACCGGCGTCGTTCTGGCTGCCTCGATCATGGCGGCGATCCTGGTGCGCGAAACCTTCGGCTATTCGTTCTCGACATGGCGCTTCCATTTGCGCGGCGAAACGATCCGCAGCGCCCACGATGTCGGCTGGATGCGCAGTCTCACCGTCGGCTCGATGATGCGCAAGGACATCAAGACCATCGATGCCTCGACGACGCTGGCCGACTTCCGCAAGCAGATCCCGCTCGGCTCCGCCCAGCGCGTCATCGCCGTCGACCCGGGCGATCAGTATGTCGGCGTGCTGATCGTGGCCGAACTGCACAGCGATCCCGCCGGCGGCGAGGTGCTGGTGCGCGATCTTGCCCAGTACAAGGATGCCGTCCTGGTGCCGAGCATGAACGTGCAGACTGCCGCCGAGACGTTCCAGCGCGCCGGCGCCGAAGAACTGGCGGTCGTCGAGGATTTCACCGACCACATCGTGCTCGGGCTGCTGACCGAGGGCCATCTGATGCGGCGCTACGCCGAGGAACTCGAAAAGGCGCGCCGGGACCTGTCGGGCGAGGGGTAG